In Methanobacterium paludis, the following proteins share a genomic window:
- a CDS encoding AI-2E family transporter encodes MGENYEIPPFLRQIVIIVVIILVFIGMKYIAPILGPVLISIFISILIYPFLMWLKKKGFSYNVSILITLALTFVLGLGLLAIMVMSISQLVASASTITIAPNSFLATYANQIIKFLFSNIPLENIAGIIEIGFFLIFAVMFLIYELPYVKSRLVKGLGAESPALKHTFDLVADFIEYFVIRIKVNFLAAVGFVGIFWVFDINFAILWGILTFVLGFIPYIGIIIAAIPPILVAWVQYGIWGALAITILFVVVNTIAESYVFPKLTGKGLQMSVYVVFVSLFIWGWIMGLAGMFLAVPLTLVVIKYLENFDETRWLALLMTTDEEDESKKEQ; translated from the coding sequence ATGGGCGAAAATTATGAAATACCACCTTTTCTTCGCCAAATTGTTATTATAGTTGTTATCATACTGGTATTTATAGGAATGAAGTATATTGCTCCAATTCTGGGACCGGTACTCATTTCTATTTTTATCAGCATACTTATCTATCCATTTTTAATGTGGCTTAAAAAGAAGGGATTTTCTTACAATGTGTCTATTCTTATAACCCTGGCTTTAACCTTTGTTTTGGGATTGGGCTTGTTAGCAATCATGGTCATGAGTATAAGTCAGCTGGTAGCATCAGCATCAACTATAACCATAGCCCCTAATTCTTTCCTGGCCACTTATGCCAATCAGATCATCAAGTTCCTCTTCTCCAATATACCATTGGAAAATATTGCTGGGATCATTGAGATAGGATTCTTCTTAATATTCGCGGTAATGTTCCTGATTTATGAGTTACCCTACGTAAAATCAAGGTTAGTAAAAGGTTTAGGTGCAGAAAGTCCTGCCCTGAAACATACCTTTGACTTGGTTGCTGATTTTATTGAATACTTTGTAATTAGAATAAAGGTGAACTTCTTAGCAGCCGTAGGATTTGTGGGTATATTTTGGGTCTTCGATATTAATTTCGCCATTCTTTGGGGAATATTAACCTTTGTCTTGGGATTTATTCCATATATTGGAATTATAATAGCTGCCATACCCCCTATTCTGGTAGCATGGGTTCAATACGGTATCTGGGGGGCCTTGGCCATAACCATCCTCTTTGTAGTAGTTAACACTATTGCCGAAAGTTATGTGTTCCCTAAATTGACAGGTAAAGGACTTCAGATGTCTGTTTATGTGGTATTTGTATCATTATTCATCTGGGGTTGGATTATGGGATTGGCCGGAATGTTCTTGGCCGTACCCTTAACTCTGGTGGTTATCAAGTATCTAGAAAACTTTGATGAAACCCGCTGGTTGGCTTTATTAATGACCACAGACGAAGAAGATGAATCTAAGAAGGAGCAATAA
- a CDS encoding chloride channel protein: MALTSQNVARNGVFNMSEDFNLKSKDYWKRMGWGLFLGLISALGTFIFIMLMNLGQGLFFSKLTDNWTPFSGPWWMVVVMTVAGLLVGIIHRYTPAQQMDTFEAMDKGYLDPKPVPSSLLASLISLISGFSLGPEVPSGFLAAGLGSWISKKRKMDPRTTRTTVLSSVSGAFAGLFSSPLAMLIMLLETNHKQNVIYYGTLLIAGLAAVIGFAIFYLFNDFNYASLLGILSPPAYDLRLWQLGASVLMGVLAVPFALVFVIFNKIFSRLVEPIKSKPVLRSTLGGFSLGLLAIVIPSSIGLGTTEMSIVTQQATQIGVLLLVVFALVKLLALSGALNFGFIGGPIFPLLFVGSCLGAAINLIFPQIPLGLALGCMIVAVPAAIVPIPIALGAIGIIIIGLSPTNALPVFIAALVSFSITHGLLGGDHKKASEVEGADEN, translated from the coding sequence ATGGCATTAACTTCGCAGAATGTAGCTAGAAATGGGGTTTTCAATATGTCAGAGGATTTTAACCTAAAATCAAAAGATTATTGGAAGCGTATGGGTTGGGGGCTGTTTTTAGGTCTAATCAGTGCTTTAGGAACATTTATATTTATAATGCTGATGAACCTTGGCCAAGGCCTGTTTTTTTCCAAATTGACAGACAACTGGACACCATTTTCAGGACCGTGGTGGATGGTAGTCGTAATGACTGTAGCCGGGCTGTTGGTTGGAATAATTCACCGTTATACCCCCGCCCAACAAATGGATACATTTGAAGCAATGGATAAGGGGTATTTGGACCCTAAACCAGTGCCTTCTTCTCTTCTTGCGTCGCTTATTTCTCTGATTAGCGGTTTTAGCCTAGGACCTGAAGTGCCGTCTGGATTTCTGGCTGCAGGACTGGGAAGCTGGATATCCAAGAAGCGAAAAATGGACCCTAGAACAACCCGAACTACTGTCCTGAGCAGTGTTTCTGGTGCCTTTGCAGGACTGTTTTCATCCCCTCTTGCCATGCTGATCATGCTGCTCGAAACCAACCACAAACAAAATGTAATCTACTATGGGACTCTGTTGATTGCAGGACTTGCGGCGGTGATAGGTTTTGCCATATTTTATTTATTTAATGATTTTAATTATGCGTCACTTTTGGGGATTTTATCACCCCCTGCCTATGATTTACGGCTGTGGCAACTGGGGGCTAGTGTTTTAATGGGTGTGCTCGCTGTTCCTTTTGCCCTGGTATTTGTGATCTTTAACAAGATTTTCAGCCGCCTGGTGGAACCAATAAAAAGTAAACCAGTCTTACGCAGTACTTTAGGGGGCTTTTCACTGGGCTTACTGGCAATTGTCATACCATCAAGTATTGGTCTGGGAACCACTGAAATGTCCATCGTGACCCAGCAGGCCACCCAAATCGGAGTTCTGCTCCTTGTTGTATTTGCCTTGGTCAAGTTGTTGGCCCTGAGCGGAGCATTGAACTTCGGTTTCATTGGAGGCCCTATTTTCCCACTCCTTTTTGTGGGTTCCTGTCTGGGGGCTGCCATAAATCTGATTTTCCCCCAAATTCCACTGGGTCTAGCCCTGGGCTGTATGATAGTTGCGGTACCCGCAGCCATTGTACCCATTCCAATTGCACTGGGGGCAATCGGAATTATTATTATTGGATTATCACCGACCAACGCCCTTCCAGTCTTCATTGCAGCATTGGTCTCCTTCTCCATAACCCACGGGCTTCTGGGCGGAGATCACAAAAAGGCATCAGAAGTTGAGGGTGCAGATGAAAACTAA